One part of the Anguilla anguilla isolate fAngAng1 chromosome 11, fAngAng1.pri, whole genome shotgun sequence genome encodes these proteins:
- the dclre1b gene encoding 5' exonuclease Apollo, which translates to MNGKLIPFTPLAVDFWQVRKCSHVRLFFLSHMHSDHTVGLTSTWSRPIYCSPTTAKLLQLKLQVKQKWIHPLEVGGAHMLPLDDIGKETMTVSLIDANHCPGSVMFLFEGYFGTILYTGDFRYTPAMLREPCLQAGTHVDVLYLDNTNCDPTRPLPSRQRATQQIKELIRAHPGHEVVIGLYRLGKESLLVELALEFRTWVEVSPERMETLMALELPDVFTTEPGAGRIRAVDRSEVRAANLAAWTRRRPTLAILPTSRPPQSFHPDLHVVPYSDHSSYQELEDFVSALRPASLVPIVGAHAPCFSALLSPRKKRRPVLVPESVQRYMAVPRHRELEPRSGSTPPACPAWFQTRCSTPRGVVFESPSREDRPPRTGRRTGFRSLELQEAEPPEPASPGEMDGRYGVEEPDDDSSEPAPRVRLPFADCGRSPGGAWSGEGPGTTAAGAERAGERLYPDVTAELRRVIAVSLKPRNLSAPVPEKSLRLCPLKRSQSSVEEPDSTTDTIAKKAKGDTGTDCSPTIRLCPFKPSSSSDVVCYPTIPQQLTDASSSTDVCLSDLLAGFPLVPKNHRQRGPDDFYEVMERALARFPPKEPARACF; encoded by the exons ATGAACGGGAAACTTATACCTTTCACACCCCTAGCAGTAGACTTCTGGCAGGTGCGTAAATGCAGCCACGTCCGCCTGTTCTTCCTGTCGCATATGCACAGTGACCATACCGTGGGCCTGACCTCCACTTGGAGCCGACCAATATACTGCTCTCCCACCACAGCTAAGCTTCTTCAACTAAAACTGCAG GTGAAGCAGAAATGGATCCACCCTTTGGAGGTAGGCGGTGCCCACATGCTTCCGCTGGATGACATCGGCAAAGAGACGATGACGGTGTCCCTGATCGACGCCAACCACTGTCCCGGGTCGGTCATGTTCCTCTTTGAAGGTTACTTCGGCACCATTCTCTATACGG GGGACTTCCGCTACACCCCGGCGATGCTGAGGGAGCCGTGTCTCCAGGCGGGGACGCACGTGGACGTGCTCTACCTGGACAACACCAACTGCGaccccacccgccccctcccgtCCCGCCAGAGAGCCACCCAGCAGATCAAAGAGCTCATCCGCGCTCACCCCGGGCATGAGGTGGTCATCg GACTGTACAGGCTGGGTAAGGAGTCTCTGCTGGTGGAGCTGGCCCTGGAGTTCCGGACGTGGGTGGAGGTGAGCCCTGAGCGGATGGAGACTTTGATGGCTCTGGAGCTGCCTGACGTCTTCACCACGGAGCCCGGGGCCGGTCGCATCCGGGCCGTGGACAGGTCCGAGGTGCGCGCCGCAAACCTGGCGGCCTGGACCCGCAGGCGCCCCACCCTGGCCATCCTGCCCACCAGCCGCCCCCCGCAGTCCTTCCACCCCGACCTGCACGTGGTGCCCTACTCCGACCACTCCTCCTACCAGGAGCTGGAGGACTTTGTCTCCGCCCTGCGCCCCGCCTCCCTCGTCCCCATCGTGGGGGCCCACGCCCCCTGCTTCTCCGCCCTCCTCAGCCCCCGGAAGAAGCGGCGGCCCGTGCTGGTGCCCGAGTCGGTCCAGCGCTACATGGCCGTGCCGCGCCACAGGGAGCTGGAGCCCAGGTCCGGATCCACCCCTCCGGCCTGCCCGGCCTGGTTCCAGACCCGGTGCTCCACCCCCCGTGGGGTGGTGTTCGAGTCACCGAGCCGGGAAGACCGGCCCCCCAGGACGGGGCGGCGGACGGGGTTCCGGagcctggagctgcaggaggcggagcctccGGAGCCCGCCTCCCCCGGGGAAATGGACGGTCGCTACGGCGTGGAGGAGCCAGACGACGACTCTTCAGAACCGGCGCCGAGGGTCCGGCTGCCCTTCGCTGACTGCGGGAGGTCCCCGGGCGGGGCTTGGAGTGGTGAAGGTCCCGGGACGACCGCGGCGGGGGCAGAGAGGGCGGGGGAACGCCTCTACCCCGACGTCACGGCAGAGCTAAGGCGGGTCATCGCCGTTTCGCTAAAGCCAAGGAACCTGAGCGCGCCTGTTCCGGAAAAATCTCTCCGCCTCTGCCCCTTAAAGAGGAGTCAGTCATCTGTCGAGGAGCCCGACTCGACCACCGATACCATCGCCAAAAAAGCTAAAGGTGATACAGGCACCGACTGCTCTCCCACAATCCGTCTGTGCCCCTTTAagcccagctccagctctgatGTGGTCTGctatcccacaatccctcaGCAGCTCACTGACGCCAGCTCCAGTACTGACGTGTGCCTCAGTGACCTCCTAGCCGGGTTCCCACTTGTGCCAAAAAACCACCGCCAGCGGGGTCCTGATGACTTCTAcgaggtcatggagagggccCTCGCTCGATTCCCACCGAAAGAGCCAGCAAGGGCGTGCTTTTAG